The window TGTGTTAGATCTTGTCAATATTGCTCTGCTAAAATCAGCCGCTAAATATCACTATCTATGTTTACCTGAACTTTTCCCTCAACCCTGAATCGGATGCTAACTTAAGCGTCGTAATAAAGAAGTGGTGCTAATTAAATCAGGCAGCAATAATTGTGTAAAAGACAGAGCCATTCGCAAACATTACTGGTGTTTAATACAGATGTTATTACTGTTTAATTGATGTTTCAACTTCTGACAGGCAACGCAAGTTAGCTTAGCCTGTAATTAGCCATTATTAGCGTCACTGGTATTTTGGGCTTGCTAAGCTGCAAACTGCAAACGCCCGATGATGCACACAAACTGTATGGACTAAACAATTTATAGGAATAACCTGTGGAGGTATTAAATCATTGTAGAAGCATACAGTCACTTACCGTACGCTGCAACTTTGAGCACAACAAAAGTCCGGACTAGTTTCAATGACGGGCGCGCTGAGGTACGTGAATGAGCATGCTAAAGAGGCGTGCGGGACGTCTCGTCATCTATTGGACCCTCGTACGCCAATCTATAATACTGGCCAATCACAGTGAAGGAGGCGGGACGTGTCTTCAGAGAGGGGGTCCTTGCAGGAAGAGGTCCACATGTTATTGTTTTAAGTCGGACAGTGACACAACATAAACTGTCAGCACCCGGCAATCCTCAGCTCAACCTTACAACTTAAATTAGCTACTTTCTCACTTACgtttacattttattgtcttttgcCTTTGTTTATATGCGTAACAATTCAACGCTTTGCTTTATGTAACTATTTTTATCAAAGTTTTGTTTGGGTGTGAGTCAGCTTACTTTATGCATGGTtagctgcagtttttttttaaaaacaatttgaaGTAATTCCGTTGTGTAATCATGGAGCAAACTGGCCCTTACCCGGTGAAAGTGTATATTTACGACCTGTCCAGAGGAATGGCCCGCCAGCTGAGTCCTCTCATGCTAGGTGAGTTTTGTCTTGTTACCTGTTGGTTGACCTCATGAAAGCCGCAGTGAGCGCGCCTAGTCCCGCGAGAGACAGCACGAGAGACCGGGGATGCTTCTCAGGCCTGAGCTGTGACCTTGTTACTAGAATAATTGATACCTATATGCATTTTAAGTAAGCCTTACTCTGACTAATTCTGTGGTTTTTCGGTCACTACAGGGAAACAGATTGATGGGATATGGTGAGTGCATCTTTTTACTGGTTTATTCTGTGGAAATCTTCCCTAAAAATCCTGTTAACTGTGTTTAACCACTTTCATTGGCCTGGTTTTATTGGATtaatgtgttttggtgtcttACAGGCACACTGCTATTGTGGTCCATGGAAAGGAGTTCTTCTTTGTTGGAGAGGGCATCAACAGTTGCTCACCTGTAAGAATCATCTCCCACATTCTCCCCAATCATGCAgcacattaatatttttaacttttactgcTGTACAGGAAAACAGTGATGGATTGGGATGTGTTTCTAAAAGTGCATAGTATAAGGTATTAACTGAggtgttaatgtgtttgtgtcctaGGGTAGCACTCCTTTAGGGGAGCCTGACTCCGTGGTGGACCTGGGCTCCACTGAGGTGCCTGCAGAGATCTTTATGGACTATCTGACTTCACTGGCAGAGTCTACATACAGGTAAAGACTCAGGCTCACCAGACAGTTTTAACATAGGTTTAAATCTCAGTGAGACCGTTCGGGAGGTAAAGTTGTGGGTCACATTTAACtgataattaatttaaattgtcTACGACACCATAGTTGTGATATAAGTCATAATTTCTCTATTGGAAACTCTTTCAATGAATTATGTAATATAACCTACAGTAatactacagtatgttttcactCTGGATGTAAACCCTGGCTTAAATTGTGAATTCTTAATTATTTCACGTTACAGATGATTATTTGTTAACATGATTTTGAATTTCTGGCACATTATCTCTAATATACATTAAAGATATACGTtaaggaagagaggagaaacaaaaaaaagaaaccaaaaacatCTTGGTCTCACACTCCTCGGTCCCTCCGGTTATCTCTCTGTCAAAATGTCTATCTTGTTGTCTCATCTGCTCTTCTCCACCCTCTCTGGCCTCTCTggcctctctttctttttactGAATTTACATCTCTgccttttcctccctctgtctgttcttctttattactgtttttcattctctttgTGCACAGAGGTGACAAGTACAACTTGTTTGAACACAACTGCAACACCTTCACCAATGAGGTGGCTCAGTTCCTCACGGGCAAAAAGATCCCATCGTACATCACAGACCTTCCATCAGAAGTTCTAGCCACGTGAGTCAAGTCTTATCTAATAAGCTTCATAAAGCTGCTCTTACATCACCAAAGcacctcttctttttctctgtcttagTCTCTGCATTTGTAGTTTTAAGTGTCTCCGTCTATACTGAATCTCTGATTCATAAATTATGGTTAGTACCTAAAGAACTGATACCAAACCAAACCAGTTGCAACTTTTTAGCAAATTTAATGTCCATTTTTGCTTGCCCTGTACGGTAAGTGGCCTCATATTTGGCTCCTGTCAATCAGTTTAGGTGAACTTGGTTTTAGTTCAGGGCGTCCTGGTGTTTCAAATGCTGTCACATGATCTACTCTGACTCCACTGTTAGCAAGGCTAATGCAATCTTTCATCTACCCGGGTAACTTCAAACACCAGAAAACTGTTCTTGTGCACACATTTTATCGTTTTTATCGTttcttaacagaaaaaaaacaaacataacattaagtgggaaaaaaacagtataGATACAGTagagttttactgttttgtatCAGTATTCACCAGTTATAGAATTGGGAGAAATCCAGTGAAGCAGAGACAGGAAAAACCTTCATGAATAAAGGTGCAGCTGGCAAATCTTACATAAACCAATTAAACATACTTAAGTGAAAGTACAGCTCATTATTTCTTTTCCAAATACACTAAAACATTTGTATTAAGCATTtataaaatatcaacattacaAACACAATTGCTTGCAACACTAGTATTGAAATCTTTATTATTGTGAACACTGTGATCTGTGAGCCTCTTTTTCTAGCTCTCTTTCCTTGTGTGTCTCGACTGTGGTCTTGATGTGTTGTGGTCTGGTTATTGTTTCCCCTTCCCCGTCGCCTAgctcacatactgtagtttgtttagactCTCTTTAGGCCTTTTCGTTTCACTCTAACTGTTCTGTCTGCTATGTTTCCTCTGTAGGCCTTTTGGCCAGGCTCTCCGTCCCTTATTGGATTCCATCATCATAAATCCTGGAGGCAACAACATAACTGGACAGCGGTAGACAGGGTTGAAcatatgaaagaaaatatttgtatttaaggGTTTGGGTGAGAATGGGACATTCACCACCAGCCAGACCTTTATAACATTTGTGCCTGTGGATGATTCGTTGATATATGCTACCAGTCACTTTTCCAGCTAACCACTCATCATTTGGAAGCTCTTCTACACATTCTACCTGATCTATATAATGTTTTAACATATACCAGCCTCTGTGGCCAGTGAACTAAAAAGATTCCTACTGGTTGGGGATGTGACAGCTATATTAGTTGCAGCTACACATGTGTGCTCATTAAAGGACAAGTGTGTAAGATTTGGGGGAATTTATTgccagaaatggaatataatattcataaatatgttttaattagtgtataatcacctgaaaataagaattgttgtgttttcattatcttagaatgagccctttatatctacatagggagtgggtcttCTTCTACGGatgccgccatgttgcaccgccatatttctacagtagcccacaACGGACaaactggctctagagagggcctttcccGTTTTTACAGCCACCGTAGTTTCTCccacatgcttggaaggggaggtgaattcatttggttgcactctgcaacctcaccactagatgccactaaatcttacacactggtcctttaagtgttgatacttcaatttttttttaacaaaatcattatttatcctccagatatgttttttaaattgtagtttttagcagataaATTGATCCTGGTATTCTTGGGAGGCACTGAATTTGAATACATATTATCAGCATTCACAGAGATGCGTCACTATGGCAGTCGATCAAGAAGTGTGTTACAATTACATCAGGCCAGAAATGGATTGACATATACAAATTCAGATATTAGGAGATGATCAGCCTCTGTTTCTTAACAGTTAAGTTCATTagaatttctaaaaaaaaattcaaatgttgAACAACGTTATacttaaatcaatatttttgcatcattttaAGAGATCTTATAATAGATCTTATACTGCTCTCAGAGAAATTGCTTTTTAATGAACGCTCTGTGATTCACAAAATTTGTTattttgaaaacagaaaatattttgaatttttaatctGCATTTGGATCTGAATCGTCTTTAAAAATACTGTAGTGATACAGTAAATAAGTGCCCAATTTTGGTCATTCCAATAATTTAAATTCTTGAGAAAATAGTGTGAATGTTCAAAAGTGCTCTATCTCGCAGTGTCTTGCAAGAAGTTCTTTGAAAAGCTCCTAAATCTACATCTGGATCCAGATATACAAGACCAAAAATGTAACCTCCTTGGAAGAGGTAGTACATTTCAGAAAGACCAGTTTCTTTCCCAAGGAGCTGAGGGTCATGTGAAtgtaaatttaatgttttttttgttttgtttttttaaggaagAGCTATTTAGCTCACTGCTGCACAGGTGTTAGTGTGCTTACTACTTAGTGTTGTACTGTTTTCCTTGCAATTTGAATCTATCTTCTTTGTAAGGTggcattttctgtatttttttatttttttatttttctgtggtCATTAATATGACTAGACTGCACTCCGAGGGAAGGTCAGCGTAATTGAAAGTACAAAGGAAGGAAACAGCTCTCAGTGAAATGTTCTGCTGGCTTgtctttttattcagtgttctatgaaatacattttgaccAAATCTGAGGTGCTGATTTGATAGTGTACACTTGTCTAATTCAGGTATATTTAACGACCACATAGGCCAGGattgtgctttttaaaatatctgttcAATCTGCACATCTTTCAGTTCCTTCATCTGCCAAGTCAGACAATGTGTTCAGTTTATAAAGAGTTTGACATATCCAGGAAATGTGTCTAATGACATGGAAGTTTTAATaatttgtattgtttgtatttacatgacTCAGCCAGGCATTGTGACTTATATGATAAGCTTAACTGCCACTTACCTCCATTATTGTGTGGCCATTAATTCCTCCTTAAGgaaaaacatattgttaaaACCATCAGTGtctttattctcattttaggaCAAAACAGAAGTGAGTTTAATGAATTGTTATAAAATGaagttattgttgttattgtttttctcatttttattacaCCTTGTTGCACTTAAATGCTGTTTGCAggtcattaaaaaatatcaaaattcaGTTTTATAAAACATGCAAGATCCCCAAAGtcaccaaattaaaaaaaaataaatctaaatttgtGAAATCTTCATTTTCCTTACTGTAAATTTGAATCTTATTTAATTTTAGTAGTGGAGGATTTCTTCAACAGCAGAAGTGTAGCGCTGCACTGAACCTTATAATAAGCGGCTGTACGTTTTCGGTAAAAGCTTGTTCTACATATTGACCTGCATGgagaaattaacagaaacatttgcatttttatctGCACTAGTATCAGTCTAAAACTTCTTCTTAATAGTCCTAAAAGCACTAAATTTACTCTGATACCCTGCACTTTGTTAAATGTGTGACATTTGAAACTTGACTCAAGTTGTGGCATTAAATAATCCTTTTATTCCTTAAAATTGTTGTGCTCTGAAGTGTTTTGTGGATGGTTTTTACAGGATTAGGATGGACCTGTGAAGGATAATGTTACCTCTTATTTTTGCCATTATAGCTGAGTAGATTAAGATCTGAGGACAATAATGACGAAAGCTTTGGCTTCATGTAATAGCAGGAACAGCCACAAGGTGACACTGTAGGTTCACTGCAGGACTCACTGCTAGTGCTGAATGAATCCCTTTGTTATAGATACAGTAACAGTTAATGATGCTAATGACTTATCAGGTTCTTATCAACTCTGCTTATTAAATTTACTGTTTGTATTGattgttgtatttgtattgtgttgtattaTTTATACTAATGATGCACACTGTTGTCTACTAACAAAGACTTGCTAAAAATGATCTTAACCAATCTCAGAGTTACATCACTTTGAATAATAAGGCTATATTGACTGCTTATGATGTTTTGCTGGTGCAAGTAACTTGATCCAACAAAGAACTGCTGACTGTTGTCAAGTTGTTGTTTGATTTTCGGCTGCctggagttttttttctgtgttcaatGTGTTTGTTGAATTTGGCTGACCCATTTAAGGTGCCTGCTGCTTTTTGGAGTGTTTTGCCCAAAAGATTCAAAGGCCCAACCTctctttgatacaaacacaagtCAAACCAAAGCCTTATAGTAATTTTACaatctttaatatttcatctTCAAAAGTGGCATCAGTTACTAAACAGTCCTCTGGAACATTTCTGGGTATAAATGAGTTGTTGTAATAAGAAgtacagttacatacagtatatacacattttTGCTACATACTGTTTATCACACCAATACACTTTGGATTTGCTTGGCTATCATATCTGCATTAAGGAGTTTATAAATTTATTGTACTCCATTCTCTTACATCTCTCTAACAGACCCCACAAGATAACTTGCAGAAGTTCACAGAGCCAAACCGTTTCTACTGCAGTTATACAGTTATAGCCCAATATCCTGACACAGCACTAAATATCACAGTCTCCTCTCTGCATGTGCAAACTGCTGCATGCTCGCAAATGTTTCTCTGCATATCAAATTTATACTCACCAATAATGTACTAGCGTTTGTGCAGCATCCCATTTATCAGTCAGCATTGTGAAATTACACAATAGAAACACGATCAATGGTTTAGACAACCTGTCTGCTTTGtcgttgcttttttttttacactgcagTTAATTTCTGTCATTGCATTTTGCCATAAATGTGAAAACCCAGTGGAATaatgtgacatacagtacagtaagccTACTTTAACCTCCTCTACTGCACGTTAGAAAATTGCACAACTGAACTAATATAGATCTCTCTATGCATCATGTTTCATGTTACTAAAATCATCAACATGAAATAATATACTCTGTTAAAATCTGACATCAACAGCAATTATAATAAATACTCTTTGAATCTTAGAAATAAAATGACTTAGTTCATAAAGCccttatttaaacaaaatatatagGAAATTCCATTagatacacatttacacaatattcataaataaagGAGAACAAATGGTTTTCAGATGATGTTTGCACTACATAAAACCTAAAAAACTGTCATGTGTTCAAAAAGACTGAATCATCATGTACACAAGAAACATTTAGCGCAAACTGATGGAACAAAGAACAGAGGGAGGCCGTTGTTTCAGGCggagaaaaaacatgtttagacCAAGAAAAACACTGGAAGCACTTGTTCAGTCTCtccacacaaaaacaactcagAACGGCAAAGAGCTAAACTTCTATTGCTCataaaaagctgatttttgtcTATAAACCAGCagatctcaacatttctaactCACAACATCGAGCATTAAGAGGAAACGATGCCTGACCAGGATCCTTTGCTGCGTGGGTAGTGAGAAACAGTCGGTAAATACAGACATAGTTCACTTTTGCATCATATTACGAGAGAACAAAAGAAGGAGGGTGAAAGAGTGTTTGGTTTCTTTAACACAGCATCAGTAACATTGTGATTCCATCTACCAGAACTGGTTATACCTTATTGTATTAAGATGTGAGAAACAAAGACAGTGACCATGTGTTTGTATCTTGGTGAGACACTGCGTGGTGAATGTCTGGAGGGGGCATGAGGGCAAATATGACACTTTGTTGTGGAGTAGCACTCATGTTAGGTATCTAGGTGATATCTTTGTGGTACCACAGTCGAAAGTTTGAATATGATCCATTTTTGTACTTGGTTTATGTTCATACTGCTCATTTACAAGGCCTATAACTCACATGTAGCTTGTGTACCGGAAGGAACTTTCAAAACATGTCTTCCTGCATGTTCATGGTTTTTTTGGCAATGGAGGGAAAATCTAACCTTCAGTTTCATTCTCTGTaactctttctctcattttcaaaACTCATATTTTCTCATATCTCTATGCAGTTATTTGGTGCCACCTGATGGCATTGTtgaaatatacaatttaaaatacttGGTGTGAATGCGTCCATTAAGTTTGTGACAACTTTCAAACAGAAAGCACTAGATGCTTTTACCCACTGTGCAACAGACAGTGTTGATACTTTACTTTACTCTTGGAGCTACACAAGTAGGCCAGGTTTTCAATTCTCTCACGTGACAAAAGAACAAAACGGGATTCATGTACAGGAGTCAAAGTGCAGAAGTGATTTCGCAGGTATGAAGTTAAAAGtagttttctgtctctgtgtgttgcAGCCGGGGTCATGAAATTATGTAGCCTCTATCCTTAATCAAGCTTTACTCTCTAGATATCAACCATGTTACTGGCTGAAGTTTTAAATCACAGTATTAATCATAATTTGGTGTCTTAATGtattacataaaaaacattatgGAAGAATCTgaactcttttaaaaaaaaaaaaaaaaaagaggtttgtGTAATATGTCAAAAAGGTGTTTTGACAACTTTGCCAGACTTGTGTGATAACACGTGCTGCATTTGAGAAGATATGAACCCTAAAGATGTTTTCACTTGTTGCGTTGATGATCATGGTTGCTTTCAGATGTTGTACATGTTTGAAATCTAGTTTTACAGTGTCAAGGTTTTTCTGGAAAGAAAAAACCAATTCACTTTCTGCTGTTAGGAGAATGTTGTATGGGTGGAAAAGTGTCTAAACCAGACAACagaatttgatttgtttaaatATAATGGAGTCATGCTGTTCATATGCAGGTAGTTTAGCTGCAAAAAGAGGTTTGGTGTTTGGTCGGCGCTCATTTAGTAACGGTGCTTTGTGTACCTCGTGTGAGATATAGTGTTAGTTGGCTCTGTCTCAACTGTATTGATCTTTTTGTTTGACTGATTCTTCTACTATCAAAATTTTAGCATCATAAAATCCTCTCAGCTCTTTCTTTCAGCACAAATGTTATTACAGAACCTTACAGAAGCTTTTCTGGTTCTTTGTGCAGTTCCTGAGGGTGTTGCAGCCATAAACCTTCACCAACAAATAATGTGGAAGCATTGCATCAACTGTTGCACGTTCAtagcaccagcagcagctctgcacAGTGTCCTTTGCTGTCTAGGCTTCAGAGACGACATCAGAAACGTTTAATGCTCCAGGCCTGGAAATGCCTCCGTGAATTCCCCTGCAATGGTGCCCGGAGGCTGGAAATTACACAGAAGCATCcacacacttccacacactTTGAGTTATGGCCCAGACAGTTCAGTAGTGAGAGACCCAGATCCACAGTGACTCCCTGCCTTTCCTTCCCCCGAGGAAGGAAAACATgtggtttgtttttctatttttctcttctctctcctccctttctcGTCTTTTCTAGAGTCCCAGCCTCTGGCTCTTACTCCGtcccctctctttcctcctctccctctctctggttGGGATGGAGGCTGATGGGAGCTGACATGATGGTGGCATTGTCCTCACCGTCGAAGTTAATGTGACCCCGGGGATGATGTCCCTGTGTGCTTGGCCTGATGGCACTGAATGCAAAGCGCTTCGCTTTGGAAAGAGTGTGGGAGAGGCCGAGAGcggagagaaaggaagaaggagaaaacaGCTGTGCTGGGAGGTAGACTGAGAGATGCAAAATAACTGAGGTGTTTTTAcaagaaggaaaagaaggaacttATCAAAGAAATGAAACCTGAAGTGCGTTACCTTTAGAGGATTTATGATTATACTTGAACTATATGCTATGTGGCATTTCTTTGAAGATTGAAGAAAATTCCAGCATATATAACTTATCTAaactgaatctaaatttcaaTGCCTTGACTTTAGATATTATGTACATGTTTTGAAGGAATAATTTTCCTTTGAACTTGTTAGATTTGGTAGTTGCTATCTCACAGGGAGGAACAGTTTTATCAGCTTGGAGCTGGAGTTGAATGCTTTAAATATGATCAAGTGTTGAAAGGTCCTCTGAAGCCCGACATAGCTATATTTCTGATGAAGGAAACCTTTATGTGTTATTCATGCTTAAAATAAGTTGGCTTTTTACTTCCCCAGAGCTCAAACTGACCATAGCAAGGTCTAATATGAATTACCAATAAATATTTGGCCTGGTGCTCAGCTCTCCAGATTTCAC is drawn from Thunnus thynnus chromosome 20, fThuThy2.1, whole genome shotgun sequence and contains these coding sequences:
- the desi1b gene encoding desumoylating isopeptidase 1b, which encodes MEQTGPYPVKVYIYDLSRGMARQLSPLMLGKQIDGIWHTAIVVHGKEFFFVGEGINSCSPGSTPLGEPDSVVDLGSTEVPAEIFMDYLTSLAESTYRGDKYNLFEHNCNTFTNEVAQFLTGKKIPSYITDLPSEVLATPFGQALRPLLDSIIINPGGNNITGQR